The following are from one region of the Kineosporia sp. NBRC 101731 genome:
- a CDS encoding helix-turn-helix domain-containing protein, with translation MRRPVTCDRGSRPARECPRIWSLTVPHPLERLVSADTVIVPGRTLNRRFAEELGTTPSGWLTRSRVRRAQRLLETTDWPIDRVAAASGLGSAQNLRSRFGPLVGTSPARYRAALGPSVTG, from the coding sequence ATGCGCCGCCCGGTCACCTGCGACCGGGGGAGCCGGCCGGCCCGGGAATGCCCGCGCATCTGGTCGCTGACGGTGCCGCACCCACTGGAACGGCTCGTGTCGGCGGACACGGTGATCGTGCCGGGCCGCACCCTCAATCGCCGGTTCGCCGAGGAACTGGGCACCACCCCCAGCGGCTGGCTCACGCGCTCGCGGGTGCGCCGGGCCCAGCGACTGCTGGAGACGACGGACTGGCCCATCGACCGTGTCGCCGCCGCGTCCGGGCTCGGCTCGGCCCAGAACCTGCGCTCGCGGTTCGGGCCCCTGGTCGGGACCAGCCCGGCGCGGTACCGGGCCGCTCTCGGCCCCTCGGTCACCGGGTGA
- a CDS encoding coagulation factor 5/8 type domain-containing protein — protein sequence MPPPVSRPRGRKVLAILIGSVLALIAGLFAFGPMGPATAAEPAAAEPTATEPAADEATLPTSDTPDFGENVKIYDSSTSAATIQKDVDAAFDAQNVSPTAQFGDQRYAFLFKPGTYDRVWANLGFYTSVAGLGRNPDDVTIKGAVNVDSGWNYGDTANATQNFWRSVENIAIDPEGGTDRWAVSQAAPMRRVHIKGDLTLAPSNQDNGQGYSSGGYLADSLVDGKVSSGSQQQWYTRNSDIGSWEGGVWNMVYSGVKGAPANAFPDKPHTTLATTPVTREKPYLYVDDAGKYQVFVPALQKDSSGTSWPDTAGESIPMSQFYVAKPGDSAARINQALDQGLNLFFTPGTYQVDETIAVTRPDTVVTGIGFPTIVPEGGVTALSVADVDGVKVSGLTFDAGTTNSKTLMSVGAEGEHADHAADPTSIQDVFFRVGSSVQGKATTTLQVDSDDTIIDHIWAWRADHGGAATGWDVNTGDTGLLVNGDDVLATGLFVEHYQKYEVIWNGNRGKTIFFQNEKPYDVPNQAAWMNGSQNGYAAYKVADAVTDHEVWGGGSYAFFNTDPSVKLDHSFEVPQAAGVKLHSILTVSLGDKGTISNVVNDTGGAVPNPAGNTTPRNLVAYP from the coding sequence ATGCCACCCCCCGTTTCCCGTCCGCGTGGTCGCAAGGTCCTGGCGATCCTGATCGGCTCGGTCCTGGCCCTGATCGCGGGGCTTTTCGCGTTCGGCCCGATGGGGCCCGCCACGGCCGCCGAGCCGGCCGCCGCCGAGCCCACCGCGACCGAGCCCGCGGCCGACGAGGCCACGCTGCCGACCTCCGACACCCCGGACTTCGGCGAGAACGTCAAGATCTACGACTCGTCCACGTCGGCCGCCACCATCCAGAAAGACGTCGACGCCGCCTTCGACGCCCAGAACGTCAGTCCCACGGCCCAGTTCGGCGACCAGCGCTACGCCTTCCTGTTCAAGCCGGGCACCTACGACCGGGTCTGGGCCAACCTGGGCTTCTACACGTCGGTGGCCGGGCTCGGCCGCAACCCCGACGACGTGACCATCAAGGGCGCCGTCAACGTCGATTCCGGCTGGAACTACGGCGACACCGCCAACGCGACCCAGAATTTCTGGCGCAGCGTGGAGAACATCGCGATCGACCCCGAGGGCGGCACCGATCGCTGGGCCGTCTCCCAGGCCGCACCGATGCGCCGCGTGCACATCAAGGGTGACCTGACCCTGGCCCCCTCCAACCAGGACAACGGCCAGGGGTACTCCAGCGGTGGGTACCTGGCCGACAGCCTGGTCGACGGCAAGGTCTCGTCCGGTTCGCAGCAGCAGTGGTACACCCGCAACAGCGACATCGGCAGCTGGGAGGGCGGCGTCTGGAACATGGTCTACTCCGGCGTGAAGGGCGCTCCGGCCAACGCTTTCCCGGACAAGCCGCACACCACGCTGGCCACCACCCCGGTCACCCGGGAGAAGCCGTACCTGTACGTGGACGACGCGGGCAAGTACCAGGTGTTCGTGCCCGCGTTGCAGAAGGACTCCTCGGGCACCAGCTGGCCCGACACCGCCGGTGAGTCGATCCCGATGAGCCAGTTCTACGTGGCCAAGCCGGGTGACAGCGCCGCCCGGATCAACCAGGCCCTGGATCAGGGACTCAACCTGTTCTTCACCCCGGGCACCTATCAGGTCGACGAGACGATCGCGGTGACGCGGCCCGACACGGTCGTCACCGGGATCGGTTTCCCGACGATCGTTCCCGAGGGCGGGGTCACGGCGCTGAGTGTCGCCGACGTGGACGGTGTGAAGGTCAGCGGCCTGACGTTCGACGCCGGCACGACCAACAGCAAGACGCTGATGAGCGTCGGTGCCGAGGGCGAGCACGCCGACCACGCCGCCGACCCGACCAGCATCCAGGACGTGTTCTTCCGGGTCGGCAGCAGCGTGCAGGGCAAGGCCACCACGACCCTGCAGGTCGACAGCGACGACACGATCATCGACCACATCTGGGCCTGGCGGGCCGACCACGGTGGCGCCGCCACCGGCTGGGACGTGAACACCGGTGACACCGGTCTGCTGGTCAACGGGGACGACGTGCTGGCCACGGGGTTGTTCGTGGAGCATTACCAGAAGTACGAGGTGATCTGGAACGGCAACCGGGGTAAGACGATCTTCTTCCAGAACGAGAAGCCGTACGACGTCCCGAACCAGGCCGCCTGGATGAACGGTTCCCAGAACGGTTACGCCGCCTACAAGGTCGCGGACGCCGTCACCGATCACGAGGTGTGGGGCGGTGGCTCGTACGCGTTCTTCAACACCGACCCCTCGGTGAAGCTGGACCACAGCTTCGAGGTGCCGCAGGCGGCCGGGGTGAAGCTGCACAGCATCCTGACCGTGTCCCTCGGCGACAAGGGCACGATCAGCAACGTCGTGAACGACACCGGTGGTGCGGTGCCGAACCCGGCCGGGAACACGACACCGCGCAACCTGGTCGCCTACCCCTGA